Proteins encoded together in one Citromicrobium bathyomarinum window:
- a CDS encoding carbonic anhydrase, with amino-acid sequence MAIPRFAPGVLKFQRDVFPARKDFFEKLSQGQSPEALFITCSDSRIETGMMTQTDPGELFICRNAGNIVPPHTNQTGGMTASIEFASAVLEVPHIIVCGHTECGAMKSAMQLHDDSNSLDTLPHVREWLGYSRAAVDIADALGNGKSDKDRMRLLLEQNVVLQLQHLRTHPTVALRLAQGELQLHGWVYDIATGMVDVYDDAQNRFVPIDERYSL; translated from the coding sequence GTGGCCATTCCCCGTTTCGCCCCCGGCGTGCTGAAATTCCAGCGAGATGTATTCCCCGCGCGGAAGGATTTCTTCGAGAAACTGAGCCAGGGCCAGTCGCCCGAGGCGCTGTTCATCACCTGCTCGGATTCGCGAATCGAAACCGGGATGATGACGCAAACCGATCCGGGTGAGCTGTTCATCTGCCGCAACGCGGGCAATATCGTGCCCCCGCATACCAATCAGACCGGCGGGATGACCGCCAGCATCGAGTTCGCCAGCGCGGTGCTCGAAGTGCCGCACATCATCGTGTGCGGGCATACCGAATGCGGCGCGATGAAGAGCGCGATGCAGCTGCACGACGATTCCAACTCGCTCGACACCCTGCCTCACGTGCGCGAATGGTTGGGTTACAGCCGCGCCGCGGTCGATATTGCCGATGCGCTGGGCAACGGGAAGAGCGACAAGGACCGTATGCGGCTGCTGCTGGAGCAGAACGTGGTCCTGCAGTTGCAGCACCTGCGCACCCACCCGACCGTCGCCCTGCGGCTCGCCCAGGGCGAGCTGCAGCTGCATGGCTGGGTCTACGACATCGCGACCGGCATGGTCGACGTCTACGACGATGCGCAGAACCGCTTCGTCCCGATCGACGAACGCTACAGCCTGTAG
- a CDS encoding amidohydrolase, protein MHKQVRMTRAALMAAGALLCSTGAFAQDGGLRAGVQEDMPELMELYRDLHANPELSFEEDETAAKLAARMRKLGFEVTEGVGKTGVVAVMENGEGPTVLIRADMDGLPVVEQTGLPFASTVKATPATGVETGVMHACGHDTHMTAWIGAAQQLVDHKDEWSGTLVMILQPAEEVGEGALAMLEDGLFTRFPKPDYAIAFHDAAQFPAGTIGYSPGYALANVDSVDITVKGVGGHGAYPQSTKDPVVLASSIVMKLQTLVSRELSPLEPGVVTVGSFRAGSKHNIISDEAKLQLTVRSYTDEARKLLLDGIARIARGEAIAAGIAEDQLPVVTVADPYTPSTFNDPEFTETVMSGFRTRFGEDRVMQVPSVMGGEDFSQYRRADPDGVESLIFWIGGVPEDEWQAAQNGEATLPSLHSPFWAPDAEKVIETGAEALAAAAIDLMPAKGG, encoded by the coding sequence ATGCACAAGCAGGTTCGGATGACGCGCGCGGCACTGATGGCGGCGGGCGCGCTGCTGTGCTCCACCGGCGCCTTCGCGCAGGATGGTGGCCTGCGCGCGGGCGTGCAGGAAGACATGCCCGAGCTGATGGAGCTGTACCGCGATCTCCACGCCAATCCCGAACTCAGCTTCGAGGAAGACGAGACCGCCGCCAAGCTCGCCGCAAGGATGCGCAAGCTGGGCTTTGAGGTGACCGAAGGTGTCGGCAAGACCGGTGTGGTTGCGGTGATGGAGAACGGCGAGGGGCCGACCGTGCTCATCCGCGCGGACATGGACGGCCTGCCGGTGGTCGAACAGACCGGGCTGCCGTTCGCCTCCACCGTCAAGGCGACCCCTGCGACCGGCGTGGAAACCGGCGTGATGCACGCCTGCGGGCATGACACGCATATGACCGCGTGGATCGGCGCAGCGCAGCAGCTGGTGGACCATAAGGACGAATGGAGCGGCACGCTGGTGATGATCCTGCAACCCGCCGAAGAGGTGGGCGAGGGCGCGCTGGCGATGCTGGAAGACGGGCTGTTCACCCGCTTCCCCAAGCCCGACTACGCAATCGCTTTCCACGATGCCGCGCAGTTCCCCGCCGGGACGATCGGCTATTCGCCGGGCTATGCGCTGGCCAATGTCGACAGCGTGGATATCACGGTGAAGGGCGTCGGCGGGCACGGCGCCTATCCGCAATCGACCAAGGACCCGGTCGTGCTGGCGAGCTCGATCGTGATGAAGCTCCAGACGCTGGTCAGCCGCGAGCTGTCTCCGCTGGAGCCGGGCGTGGTTACGGTTGGCAGCTTCCGCGCCGGGTCCAAGCACAACATCATCTCCGACGAGGCGAAGCTGCAGCTTACCGTGCGCAGCTATACCGACGAAGCGCGCAAGCTGCTGCTCGACGGGATCGCGCGGATCGCGCGCGGTGAGGCGATTGCGGCGGGTATTGCGGAGGATCAGCTGCCGGTGGTGACCGTGGCCGATCCCTACACGCCCTCCACCTTCAACGATCCTGAGTTCACCGAAACCGTGATGAGCGGCTTCCGCACCCGCTTCGGCGAAGACCGGGTGATGCAGGTGCCCAGCGTGATGGGTGGCGAGGATTTCAGCCAGTACCGCAGGGCCGACCCCGATGGCGTCGAGTCGCTGATCTTCTGGATCGGCGGGGTGCCGGAGGACGAATGGCAGGCCGCGCAGAACGGGGAGGCGACGCTGCCGTCGCTCCACAGCCCGTTCTGGGCGCCCGATGCCGAGAAGGTGATCGAGACCGGGGCGGAGGCGCTGGCCGCCGCCGCGATCGATCTGATGCCCGCCAAGGGCGGCTGA
- a CDS encoding SLC13 family permease: MLEAPSFHAIAAMVVTIAMFIGFARSKPSTEIVSLMTIAVIAVFLYFFPLPDTRPTDGLSLAFSGFGHYALITICALMIMGRGLVVTGALEPAAHLLERLFKWNLQIGLLVSLVAAMALSMAVNDTPVLVLLLPIFVSLAARGAMPASKTLIPLNAAVLIGGMATTIGTSTNILVVSIASDLGLPEMSVFHYTPIVLVAAAVALPYLWLVMPRLLKDNTQEDTRPRRHFQARLRVSEDGPLTGELLADILPRLPDTVTVHDPPIGRLQPQQRLLISGPQEAVEEAMRTLRGEAAPDWVLSKIKRKASAQNEDVIVVEMAITADSRLIGRTLPSSGVADLYGVAVLGVHRPERWTGVTDEFNDYSAGDLRFAEGDVLMVTGLRADLEEFARGDSLLMLEGMRELPRRSKAVLSAVIMGGAVFTASIGLFPIAISALAGAILMFLTGCVKFDRVGRALSAKVIVLVAASIAVGSIVEASGAAAWLGMALSLGLSSLPPALVLGAIMLFVTVLTNFASNATAATVGTPIAFSIATELGLPPEPLVLAVLFGCNLCYATPIAYQTNMLIMGEGSYEFSDYIRTGVPLVLLMVTTLSVLLVLTYRL, from the coding sequence ATGCTCGAAGCTCCCTCCTTTCACGCGATTGCCGCAATGGTGGTCACGATCGCGATGTTCATCGGCTTCGCGCGCAGCAAGCCTTCCACCGAGATCGTTTCGCTGATGACCATCGCGGTGATCGCGGTGTTCCTCTATTTCTTCCCGCTGCCCGACACGCGCCCGACCGATGGCCTGTCGCTCGCCTTCTCGGGCTTCGGCCATTACGCACTGATCACGATCTGCGCGCTGATGATCATGGGCCGGGGGCTGGTGGTGACCGGGGCGCTGGAGCCTGCGGCGCATCTGCTGGAACGGCTGTTCAAGTGGAACCTGCAGATCGGTCTGCTGGTCTCGCTGGTCGCGGCGATGGCGCTGTCGATGGCGGTCAATGATACGCCGGTGCTCGTGCTGCTGTTGCCGATCTTCGTCAGTCTTGCCGCACGCGGCGCGATGCCGGCCTCCAAGACGCTGATCCCGCTCAACGCAGCCGTGCTGATCGGCGGGATGGCGACCACCATCGGCACCTCGACCAATATCCTGGTCGTCTCGATCGCGAGCGACCTGGGCCTGCCGGAAATGAGCGTGTTCCATTACACGCCGATCGTGCTGGTCGCCGCTGCAGTCGCGTTGCCCTATCTGTGGCTAGTGATGCCCCGCCTGCTGAAGGACAACACGCAGGAAGACACGCGCCCGCGGCGCCATTTCCAGGCGCGACTGAGGGTGAGCGAGGACGGGCCACTGACCGGAGAGTTGCTGGCGGACATCCTGCCACGCCTGCCCGACACCGTGACCGTGCACGATCCGCCGATCGGAAGACTCCAGCCGCAGCAGCGCCTGCTCATCTCCGGCCCGCAGGAGGCTGTGGAAGAGGCAATGCGCACGCTGCGCGGTGAGGCTGCGCCCGACTGGGTGCTGTCGAAGATCAAGCGCAAGGCGAGCGCGCAGAACGAGGATGTGATCGTCGTCGAGATGGCGATCACCGCAGATTCGCGCCTCATCGGCCGCACGCTGCCCAGTTCGGGCGTCGCCGATCTATATGGTGTCGCGGTGCTCGGCGTGCACCGTCCCGAACGATGGACGGGCGTGACCGACGAGTTCAACGACTATTCCGCCGGCGACCTGCGCTTTGCCGAAGGCGACGTGCTGATGGTGACGGGCCTGCGCGCCGATCTGGAAGAGTTCGCCCGCGGCGACAGCCTGCTGATGCTGGAAGGGATGCGCGAACTGCCGCGCCGGTCCAAGGCGGTACTCTCGGCGGTGATCATGGGTGGGGCGGTGTTCACCGCTTCCATCGGCCTGTTTCCGATCGCGATTTCCGCGCTGGCGGGTGCGATCCTGATGTTCCTCACCGGCTGCGTGAAGTTCGACCGGGTCGGGCGTGCGTTGTCGGCCAAGGTGATCGTGCTGGTCGCGGCGAGCATCGCGGTGGGTTCGATCGTCGAGGCGAGCGGCGCGGCCGCGTGGCTTGGTATGGCGCTGTCGCTTGGCCTCTCCTCGCTGCCACCCGCACTCGTGCTGGGCGCGATCATGCTGTTCGTGACCGTGCTGACCAATTTCGCCTCCAACGCGACGGCCGCCACGGTGGGCACCCCGATCGCCTTTAGCATCGCGACCGAGCTGGGCCTGCCGCCGGAACCGCTGGTGCTCGCGGTGCTGTTCGGCTGCAACCTGTGTTACGCGACCCCGATCGCCTATCAGACCAATATGCTGATCATGGGCGAAGGCTCCTACGAGTTCTCGGATTACATCCGCACGGGCGTGCCGCTGGTGCTGCTGATGGTGACGACGCTCTCGGTCCTGCTGGTGCTGACCTATCGCCTCTAG
- a CDS encoding inositol monophosphatase family protein, with protein sequence MAAITGLIRVMERAARRAGNRLRRDFGEIEHLQVSRKGPADFVSKADMRAERSLYDDLLQARPNWGFLLEEAGEIKGEDGQPRWVIDPLDGTSNFLHGIPHFAISIAVQERKLDGSGWGDVTAAVVYQPITDETFWAEKTRGAWLHDGRLRVSSRARLNEALIATGMPFQGHGNIAEWSRIYGALGPEVAGIRRFGAASLDLAWVAAGRFDGFWESDLQPWDTAAGCLLVREAGGFVTDYRGRSQPVHHEQVLAGNDGLHSKMHKVVANALR encoded by the coding sequence ATGGCAGCAATCACCGGCCTGATCCGCGTTATGGAACGTGCCGCACGCCGCGCGGGCAACCGCCTGCGGCGCGACTTCGGCGAGATCGAACACCTCCAGGTCAGCCGCAAGGGCCCCGCCGACTTCGTCAGCAAGGCGGACATGCGGGCCGAACGCTCGCTGTACGACGACCTGTTGCAGGCACGCCCCAACTGGGGCTTCCTGCTGGAGGAAGCGGGCGAGATCAAAGGCGAGGATGGCCAGCCGCGCTGGGTCATCGACCCGCTCGATGGCACGAGTAACTTCCTCCACGGCATCCCGCATTTCGCGATCTCGATCGCGGTGCAGGAGCGCAAGCTGGATGGATCGGGCTGGGGCGATGTGACTGCGGCAGTGGTCTATCAGCCGATTACCGATGAAACCTTCTGGGCGGAAAAGACGCGCGGCGCATGGCTGCATGACGGGCGCCTGCGGGTATCCTCGCGCGCTCGCCTGAACGAAGCGCTGATCGCGACCGGCATGCCGTTCCAGGGCCACGGCAATATTGCCGAATGGAGCCGGATTTACGGTGCGCTCGGCCCCGAAGTCGCTGGCATCCGCCGCTTCGGCGCCGCCTCGCTCGACCTCGCATGGGTTGCCGCAGGGCGCTTCGACGGTTTCTGGGAAAGCGACCTGCAACCGTGGGATACCGCCGCAGGCTGCCTGCTGGTGCGCGAGGCGGGCGGCTTCGTGACCGATTATCGCGGGCGCAGCCAGCCGGTCCATCACGAACAGGTGCTGGCAGGCAATGACGGCCTGCATTCCAAGATGCACAAGGTCGTCGCCAACGCCTTGCGTTAG
- the efp gene encoding elongation factor P: protein MKISGVDIRPGNIIEYEGGIWKVAKIQHTQPGKGGAYMQVEMKNLQDGRKTNVRFRSADTVEKVRLDTKDYQFLYEDGDQLVFMDTDTYEQINLPSDLLGDARPFLQDGMTVTLELWEEKPISVALPEQVEAQIVEADAVVKGQTASSSYKPAILDNGVRIMVPPHIESGTRIIVDVYEQTYVGKAG from the coding sequence ATGAAGATCAGCGGCGTCGACATTCGTCCCGGCAATATCATCGAATATGAAGGCGGCATCTGGAAGGTCGCCAAGATCCAGCACACCCAGCCCGGCAAGGGCGGTGCCTACATGCAGGTCGAGATGAAGAACCTGCAGGATGGCCGCAAGACCAACGTGCGCTTCCGCAGCGCCGACACGGTCGAGAAGGTCCGCCTCGACACCAAGGACTACCAGTTCCTGTACGAGGATGGCGACCAGCTGGTGTTCATGGACACCGATACCTACGAACAGATCAACCTGCCGAGCGACCTGCTCGGCGATGCGCGCCCGTTCCTGCAGGATGGGATGACGGTGACGCTGGAACTGTGGGAAGAAAAGCCGATCTCGGTCGCGCTGCCCGAACAGGTCGAGGCACAGATCGTCGAAGCCGACGCGGTGGTGAAGGGGCAGACTGCCTCGTCCAGCTACAAGCCCGCGATCCTCGACAACGGCGTGCGCATCATGGTCCCGCCGCATATCGAAAGCGGCACGCGGATCATCGTCGACGTGTACGAACAGACTTACGTCGGAAAGGCTGGCTGA
- a CDS encoding M23 family metallopeptidase — protein MGTVDRIVTILVTATITSMVWIVAGGSLIEMSGADSQRDKTRPGASASEAARPLTQETVAAEEGDEDSAPQASTAQRARNVASNDRATATRPQMRQLSQMVIPVLNVRPDELSDSFLAERDGGERFHEAIDIMAPKGTSVIAAAPGTIERIYQSETGGNSLYVRSPDRETIFYYAHLDQYAPGLKEGQKVRRGQRLGTVGTTGNAAPDAPHLHFAIMRTTQDAEWWEPTNAINPYPYLAGEGR, from the coding sequence ATGGGCACCGTCGATCGCATCGTCACCATCCTCGTCACCGCCACGATCACCTCGATGGTGTGGATCGTGGCGGGCGGCAGCCTGATCGAGATGTCCGGTGCGGACAGTCAGAGAGACAAGACCCGCCCGGGCGCTTCGGCGAGCGAGGCGGCCCGTCCGCTGACGCAGGAAACCGTGGCTGCGGAGGAGGGGGACGAGGATAGCGCGCCCCAGGCCTCCACCGCGCAGCGCGCGCGCAACGTCGCGTCGAACGATCGCGCCACTGCGACCCGCCCGCAGATGCGGCAATTGTCGCAGATGGTGATCCCCGTGCTCAACGTGAGGCCGGACGAGCTGTCCGACAGCTTCCTGGCGGAGCGTGACGGCGGAGAGCGGTTTCACGAGGCGATCGACATCATGGCACCCAAGGGCACCTCGGTCATCGCCGCCGCGCCGGGCACGATCGAGCGGATCTATCAGTCCGAAACCGGCGGTAATTCGCTCTACGTGCGCTCGCCGGACCGCGAGACGATCTTTTACTACGCGCACCTCGATCAATATGCGCCGGGGCTGAAGGAAGGGCAGAAGGTCCGCCGGGGCCAGCGCCTCGGCACAGTGGGCACGACGGGCAATGCCGCGCCCGATGCACCGCACCTGCACTTTGCGATCATGCGCACCACCCAGGATGCCGAATGGTGGGAGCCGACCAACGCGATCAATCCTTATCCCTATCTGGCGGGCGAGGGTCGCTGA
- the thiE gene encoding thiamine phosphate synthase: protein MSTSNPAIPHIPTQLYLISPLDVGGDFPERLARAIDAGPDHVTAFQFRVKGLEGSAGQHEAAALAAPLREICAEREVAFIVNDDIALAKRLKADGVHLGQDDGTVAEARDALGMQAQIGVTCHASRHLAMEAGEAGADYVAFGAFYPSTTKDKGDAERPEPEILEWWSQIFELPSVAIGGITPDNCAPLIAAGADFLAVSGAVWNGDEVAAVKAFVRAIEG from the coding sequence ATGAGCACCAGCAATCCCGCGATCCCGCACATTCCGACCCAGCTTTACCTGATCTCCCCGCTCGACGTGGGCGGCGATTTTCCCGAACGGCTTGCCCGCGCGATCGACGCCGGGCCCGACCACGTCACCGCGTTCCAGTTCCGGGTGAAAGGCCTCGAAGGCTCGGCCGGTCAGCACGAGGCGGCGGCGCTGGCGGCACCTCTGCGCGAGATCTGTGCCGAGCGCGAGGTTGCCTTCATCGTCAACGACGACATCGCGCTCGCCAAGCGGCTCAAGGCCGATGGCGTCCATCTCGGGCAGGACGACGGCACGGTGGCCGAGGCTCGCGACGCGCTGGGCATGCAGGCGCAGATCGGTGTCACCTGCCACGCCAGCCGCCATCTGGCGATGGAAGCGGGCGAGGCGGGGGCGGATTACGTCGCGTTCGGCGCGTTCTATCCCAGCACCACCAAGGACAAGGGCGATGCCGAGCGGCCCGAGCCCGAAATCCTCGAGTGGTGGTCGCAGATATTCGAGCTTCCCAGCGTGGCGATCGGTGGAATTACACCGGATAACTGCGCGCCTCTGATCGCCGCGGGGGCGGATTTCCTCGCGGTGTCTGGTGCGGTGTGGAACGGTGACGAGGTTGCCGCCGTTAAAGCCTTCGTAAGGGCGATAGAGGGGTAG
- a CDS encoding fructose bisphosphate aldolase yields MNFEQMKAKIAAGDGFIAALDQSGGSTPKALAGYGVGEDEYSGEDEMFAKIHEMRCRIVESPAFTGDKVVGAILFEKTMEGCNPEGMPIPERLAGKGIVPFLKVDKGMHDTENGVQLMKDMPELAQQCARAKELGVFGTKMRSVVHEANQQGIADAVRQQMDFGLEILSHGLMPILEPEVSLKSETRGTAEAHLLAAFLDQLERVPEGQQVMLKLTIPSEPNLYLPLVEHPKVLRLVALSGGYEREEACRELAKNRGMIASFSRALLEELRAQMDDQKFDNALETAIDEIYAASVAG; encoded by the coding sequence ATGAATTTCGAACAGATGAAGGCGAAGATCGCAGCGGGCGACGGATTTATCGCGGCGCTGGATCAGTCGGGCGGCTCCACGCCCAAGGCGCTTGCCGGGTATGGCGTCGGCGAAGACGAGTATTCGGGCGAAGACGAGATGTTCGCCAAGATCCACGAAATGCGCTGCCGCATCGTGGAAAGCCCGGCCTTTACCGGTGACAAGGTGGTTGGCGCGATTTTGTTCGAAAAGACCATGGAAGGCTGCAACCCGGAAGGCATGCCGATCCCCGAACGGCTTGCGGGCAAGGGCATCGTCCCCTTCCTGAAGGTCGACAAGGGGATGCACGATACCGAAAACGGCGTGCAGCTGATGAAGGACATGCCCGAGCTGGCGCAGCAATGCGCGCGCGCGAAGGAACTGGGCGTGTTCGGGACCAAGATGCGCTCCGTCGTGCACGAGGCGAACCAGCAGGGCATCGCCGACGCGGTGCGCCAGCAGATGGATTTCGGCCTCGAAATCCTGAGCCACGGGCTGATGCCGATCCTCGAACCCGAAGTCAGCCTGAAGTCGGAAACGCGCGGCACTGCCGAAGCGCACCTTCTCGCCGCGTTCCTCGATCAGCTGGAGCGGGTGCCCGAGGGGCAGCAGGTCATGCTCAAGCTGACCATCCCGAGCGAGCCGAACCTGTACCTGCCGCTGGTCGAGCACCCCAAGGTTCTGCGCCTGGTCGCGCTGTCGGGCGGTTACGAGCGGGAAGAAGCCTGCCGTGAACTGGCCAAGAACCGCGGCATGATCGCCAGCTTCAGCCGTGCGCTGCTGGAAGAGCTGCGCGCGCAGATGGACGATCAGAAGTTCGACAACGCGCTCGAAACCGCGATCGACGAGATCTACGCCGCGAGCGTGGCGGGCTGA
- a CDS encoding 2OG-Fe(II) oxygenase family protein, whose product MSQARSLFATPFVVDRLQSAEGLRLLSEAIGAERLRDPAGMQISNVGGWHSNTGMLEWGGEAARALAYKAMTMADQFTVDARSPQQNRFEWVPEMWANVSGKGHANQYHAHPGSYWSAVAYVDDGYDGSEEATLGGELQLLDPRMPMIRMTAPDLFLTDGQGSGQPNEYLHRPSTGEIVLFPSWLQHAVRPFHGSGTRISIAINLIAARKG is encoded by the coding sequence ATGTCGCAAGCGCGCTCGCTGTTCGCCACGCCTTTCGTGGTCGACCGGTTGCAGAGCGCGGAAGGGCTTCGCCTGCTGAGCGAGGCGATCGGGGCCGAGCGGTTGCGCGATCCGGCAGGGATGCAGATTTCCAACGTCGGCGGCTGGCATTCCAACACCGGAATGCTGGAATGGGGCGGGGAGGCGGCGCGTGCGCTTGCCTACAAGGCGATGACGATGGCGGACCAGTTCACCGTCGATGCGCGCAGCCCCCAGCAGAACCGTTTCGAATGGGTGCCGGAGATGTGGGCCAATGTCAGCGGCAAGGGCCACGCCAACCAGTATCACGCCCATCCCGGCAGCTATTGGTCGGCCGTCGCCTATGTGGATGACGGCTACGACGGTTCCGAGGAGGCGACGCTTGGCGGTGAGCTCCAGTTGCTCGATCCGCGAATGCCGATGATCCGCATGACCGCCCCCGATCTGTTTCTGACCGACGGGCAGGGCAGCGGCCAGCCCAACGAATATCTCCATCGGCCATCTACGGGCGAGATCGTGCTGTTTCCCAGCTGGTTGCAACATGCGGTGCGACCGTTCCACGGTTCCGGCACCCGCATCTCGATCGCGATCAACCTGATTGCGGCACGCAAGGGCTAG
- a CDS encoding PaaI family thioesterase, which translates to MSENQGVGESGNGLVDVHEGEFAGWQVWQSDAFEQRAGPFYERRQDDGTMLTAFRAEARHMNGAGFMHGGCLMTFADSAIFTIARDAMGDSHGVTLTLTGDFLDPAREGQLIEATGEVVRAGGKTIFVAGIVKADGNPVLRFDGIIRKVSGQR; encoded by the coding sequence ATGAGCGAAAATCAGGGAGTGGGCGAGAGCGGCAACGGCCTCGTCGATGTGCACGAGGGTGAGTTCGCGGGCTGGCAGGTGTGGCAGTCCGATGCGTTCGAGCAGCGCGCTGGGCCGTTCTACGAGCGGCGGCAGGACGACGGCACCATGCTGACCGCGTTTCGCGCGGAAGCCCGCCACATGAATGGTGCGGGCTTCATGCATGGCGGCTGCCTGATGACCTTCGCCGATTCCGCCATCTTCACCATCGCGCGCGACGCGATGGGCGACAGCCACGGCGTGACGCTCACGCTGACCGGCGATTTCCTCGATCCGGCACGCGAAGGTCAACTGATCGAGGCGACCGGCGAGGTCGTGCGCGCAGGCGGCAAGACGATCTTCGTCGCCGGAATTGTGAAGGCGGACGGCAATCCCGTGCTGCGCTTCGACGGGATCATCCGCAAGGTGAGCGGGCAGCGCTAG
- a CDS encoding phosphoglycerate kinase — protein sequence MANFKTLDDLPADLSGKVALVRVDLNLPMKDGSATDVTRVEAVRPTILELCDRGAKVLLLAHFGRPKGERNSTMSTSYVQGDVADVLGKELMFISEVSGPTVDQSIGILRNGDIGLLENTRFWAGEEANDPDFAKAIAAHGDFYVNDAFSAAHRAHASTEGLAHLLPAYAGRAMEAELKALDAALGNPETPVAAVVGGAKVSTKLDVLENLVGKVQHLIIGGGMANTFLAARGADVGKSLCEHDLVDKANAIMDEADHAGCTVHLPYDVVVATEFAANPPSLRTSNVHEVAADEMILDIGPQATEALADVLKTCKTLVWNGPLGAFETEPFDQATVSLARTAAALTKEGSLVSVAGGGDTVAALNVAGVADDFSYVSTAGGAFLEWMEGKTLPGVAALKASK from the coding sequence TTGGCCAACTTCAAAACCCTCGACGATCTACCTGCCGATCTTTCCGGCAAGGTCGCGCTGGTGCGCGTCGATCTCAACCTGCCGATGAAGGATGGCTCGGCCACCGACGTGACCCGGGTCGAGGCGGTCAGGCCGACCATCCTCGAACTGTGCGATCGTGGCGCGAAAGTGCTGCTGCTCGCCCATTTCGGGCGGCCCAAGGGAGAGCGCAACTCGACCATGAGCACCAGCTACGTCCAGGGTGACGTGGCCGATGTGCTGGGCAAGGAACTGATGTTCATCTCCGAGGTCTCCGGCCCCACGGTCGACCAGTCGATCGGCATCCTGCGCAATGGCGATATCGGCCTGCTGGAAAACACCCGCTTCTGGGCGGGCGAGGAAGCCAATGATCCCGACTTCGCCAAGGCAATCGCCGCGCATGGCGATTTCTACGTCAACGACGCGTTCTCCGCCGCGCACCGCGCGCATGCCAGCACCGAAGGTCTCGCCCACCTGCTGCCCGCCTACGCGGGTCGCGCGATGGAGGCCGAACTGAAAGCGCTGGATGCTGCGCTCGGCAACCCGGAAACACCGGTTGCGGCGGTTGTGGGCGGTGCCAAGGTTTCGACCAAGCTCGACGTGCTCGAAAACCTCGTCGGGAAGGTCCAGCACCTGATCATCGGCGGCGGAATGGCCAACACCTTCCTCGCCGCGCGCGGGGCCGATGTCGGCAAGTCGCTGTGCGAGCACGATCTGGTCGACAAGGCTAACGCGATCATGGACGAGGCGGACCATGCGGGCTGCACCGTACATCTGCCCTATGACGTGGTCGTCGCCACCGAATTCGCCGCCAACCCGCCGTCCCTGCGCACCAGCAACGTGCATGAGGTCGCCGCCGACGAGATGATCCTCGACATCGGCCCGCAGGCGACCGAGGCGCTGGCCGACGTTCTCAAGACCTGCAAGACGCTGGTGTGGAACGGCCCGCTGGGCGCGTTCGAGACCGAGCCGTTCGACCAGGCGACCGTCAGCCTGGCGCGCACCGCCGCCGCGCTGACCAAGGAAGGATCGCTGGTCTCCGTCGCGGGCGGGGGCGACACGGTTGCCGCACTGAACGTCGCCGGCGTGGCCGACGATTTCTCCTATGTTTCCACCGCCGGGGGCGCGTTCCTCGAGTGGATGGAAGGCAAGACGCTGCCCGGCGTTGCGGCACTGAAGGCTTCCAAATGA